From the genome of bacterium:
TCCCTGGGGTTTATGTTCCATCCCCTGGTCAAAAGGAGTTTAGCAAAAGACACATTCCTTTCTTAGACCTCTATCCAACGAGCTCCTGCATCATAACTAAAAACACTGAATTTAGTAATATGTTCCTCATTGAATTGACCAGAGGTTGTCCCCAAATGTGTAAATTTTGTCTTGCCAGCCATTTGTATAAACCATTTCGATATAGAAGCCTGAATGTTATTCTTAGCCAGGTAGAAGAAGGATTAAAATATACTAAAAGGCTCGGATTGGTTGGTGGGGCAATATCCAATCATCCTGATTTACAGGAAATATGCCAGAAGATAAAAGAACTTGGCGGTGAAGTATCTTTATCTTCACTCAGAATTCAGGCAATCACTAAAGAATTACTAAAAACTCTGAATCAAAAAACTATAACCATCGCTCCAGAGGCAGGCTCACCAGGGCTTCGCCAACTAATTAATAAACCTATATCAGATGAGAAAATCCTGGAGAAAATAGAATTACTGAATAGCCATCTCCCTCTTACCCTTAAGTTATACTTTATGCTTGGCATTCCAACAGAGACTCAAGAAGATATTAAGGCATTAATTACCTTAATTTCCAATATTAAAGCCCGTTTCAAAGGACGATTAGTCATCAGTATCAATCCATTTATTCCTAAACTTAACACACCATTTCAAGGTATGGAGATGATTGATAAGGATAGTTTTAATTCAAAATTAAAGAATATCAGGAAAAACCTGCAAAGGATAGAAATAATCAGTGAAAGTATAAAAAGTTCATTAATTCAGTGGCATCTTTCGGTTGGAGATGAGAAAATGGGAGAATTAATTTATTTGTCGAGATGATTCATTGTAACCGTTCAGGTGGTAATTTACCGCAGAGACGCAAGAGTTTACAGAGAAGATATGGAAATAAATCAGATAACAGAAAAGATTATTGGTGTAGCCATTGAAATACATAGGACCTGCTTGCCGAGTGTTCAGCCGGCAAGCCAGATTTGTTAATCCATCCCTGATTTTCATCAGGGCAAGTTTAATGTTGTTGGACTCAAGAGCTTGCACTGATGAAAATCAGGGATGTTAAGCCTATCGTCCATAAATTTTAATTTTCTTCTCTGCGTCTCTGTGTTTCTGCGGTGAACGGTTACGATTCATTTAAGCCCCTTCTTTTAGTTTCCCA
Proteins encoded in this window:
- a CDS encoding radical SAM protein; this translates as MSWKLIEKTKKLLDQETGAYYKNRRAVAVVLVYPNTYYLGMSNLGFQTIYQLLNKRDDTWCERSFKPEKEELGEFLKSKTTLFSLESQRPLNEFDIIAFSLPFELDYFNILPILDLAKIPLLSRDRDKSYPLIIAGGTAVTANPKPLSSFIDIFIIGEGEEVVNEVVDSYLLSRHLPKEKILFNLNQIPGVYVPSPGQKEFSKRHIPFLDLYPTSSCIITKNTEFSNMFLIELTRGCPQMCKFCLASHLYKPFRYRSLNVILSQVEEGLKYTKRLGLVGGAISNHPDLQEICQKIKELGGEVSLSSLRIQAITKELLKTLNQKTITIAPEAGSPGLRQLINKPISDEKILEKIELLNSHLPLTLKLYFMLGIPTETQEDIKALITLISNIKARFKGRLVISINPFIPKLNTPFQGMEMIDKDSFNSKLKNIRKNLQRIEIISESIKSSLIQWHLSVGDEKMGELIYLSR